A window of Ignavibacteriales bacterium contains these coding sequences:
- a CDS encoding ABC transporter ATP-binding protein: protein MGSNIIVKLENVSKYYKLYDSPKGRLKEALHPFRKKYHKEFYALNNISFELKRGECLGVIGKNGMGKSTLLKLIAHIIEPSFGTIQVNGTVSALLELGTGFNPEFTGLENIYFYGTILGFKKQEIERKVKEIVDFADIGEFIDQPVKTYSSGMFVRLAFAVQTSLKPDILIVDEVLSVGDIFFQQKCHSRIEKLLSKGASLIIVSHDMQLIEKYSTNVVLLENGTKIFFGHPHKAIQKYFSLSDNTEFKINYSISDEDLFPNNDKEKKVDILDNWLPADYFIQTWNLEHFGNKASAEITRFCVCNSNNKPSAYFNIGDKVFFYYEVEVKKEIGIPVGAVILTNARNIVVHGKDTLQYPDANKKAINFVKANSTIRFIQEFKLNIAYGEYTFSIGFGTVDPNNITKVNTVDYSEREIIINSLTRIPQAGKLIVKTGNVNANLLFHGYADLEGDFNVFINPLIR from the coding sequence ATGGGCAGTAATATTATTGTCAAACTTGAGAATGTTTCGAAGTATTATAAATTGTATGATTCACCGAAAGGCCGGTTAAAAGAAGCTCTTCATCCATTCCGAAAAAAATATCATAAAGAATTTTACGCGTTGAATAATATCAGCTTTGAGCTAAAGAGAGGGGAGTGTTTAGGTGTTATCGGTAAGAACGGTATGGGCAAGTCAACTCTCCTGAAACTTATTGCTCATATAATAGAACCGAGTTTCGGCACTATTCAAGTCAATGGTACAGTATCTGCACTATTAGAATTAGGGACTGGTTTTAATCCCGAATTCACCGGACTTGAGAATATTTACTTTTATGGAACAATACTTGGTTTTAAGAAACAGGAAATCGAACGTAAAGTTAAAGAGATAGTAGATTTTGCTGATATAGGAGAGTTTATCGATCAGCCCGTTAAAACTTACAGTAGCGGAATGTTCGTAAGATTGGCGTTTGCTGTTCAAACTAGCTTGAAGCCAGATATTTTAATTGTGGACGAAGTATTAAGTGTAGGTGATATATTTTTCCAGCAAAAATGTCATTCTAGAATTGAAAAATTATTGAGTAAAGGTGCTTCTTTAATAATTGTTTCTCACGATATGCAATTAATAGAAAAATATAGTACTAACGTTGTTCTTTTAGAAAACGGAACAAAAATATTCTTTGGGCATCCTCACAAAGCCATTCAGAAATATTTTAGTCTATCCGATAATACAGAATTCAAAATTAACTATAGTATTTCTGATGAAGATTTGTTTCCAAATAATGACAAAGAGAAAAAGGTTGATATTTTGGATAATTGGCTGCCCGCCGATTATTTTATACAGACATGGAATCTTGAACATTTTGGAAATAAAGCTTCTGCAGAAATTACTAGGTTTTGTGTGTGTAACTCCAATAATAAACCTTCCGCTTATTTTAATATTGGTGATAAAGTATTTTTTTACTATGAGGTTGAGGTTAAAAAAGAAATTGGAATACCCGTGGGCGCAGTGATTTTAACGAATGCACGCAATATTGTTGTTCATGGTAAAGATACTTTGCAATATCCCGATGCAAATAAAAAAGCGATTAATTTCGTCAAAGCAAATTCCACGATTCGTTTTATCCAAGAATTCAAATTAAATATAGCTTACGGTGAGTATACTTTTTCCATTGGTTTCGGCACTGTTGATCCTAATAATATTACCAAGGTTAACACTGTAGACTATTCGGAGAGAGAAATTATCATAAACTCCTTAACAAGAATTCCTCAAGCAGGCAAATTAATTGTAAAGACAGGAAACGTAAATGCAAATCTACTTTTCCACGGTTATGCCGATCTTGAGGGTGATTTTAATGTTTTCATCAATCCATTAATTAGGTAA
- a CDS encoding glycosyltransferase family 1 protein: MIFINARFLTKRITGVERYATEISLALKKIDREIILLSPNRVLKESCIDKFNIKKVGFTNNYFWEQFELPLFLRKNNNPLLINLTNTAPVIYKNQITVIHDLAFIHNPGWYTKKAAQFFKWLVKRSALSSKHIITVSNFSKGEIVKYLNISSEKISVVPEAIPSRIVDLSHLDYPNKWGNYILAVSTLEPRKNLVSLIKAFLKLNLNCYKLLIVGAQNKIVFKELELDRLKLNDNIVFLGYVDDPTLVGLYKNAKLFTYISYYEGFGIPPLEALVCGCPVLASNSSSIPEVCGEYAKYCNPYDINDIAGKMNDMISQPSIISDKQIKDLLDRYNWEKTSLLFMNIVRAIESGNNKS; the protein is encoded by the coding sequence ATGATCTTTATAAATGCTCGTTTTCTTACAAAGAGAATAACCGGGGTAGAAAGATACGCTACCGAAATATCCCTTGCACTAAAAAAAATAGATAGGGAGATAATTCTTTTATCTCCTAATAGGGTATTGAAAGAATCCTGTATAGATAAATTTAATATTAAAAAAGTGGGATTTACAAACAATTATTTTTGGGAACAATTTGAATTACCTCTCTTTCTAAGGAAAAATAATAATCCTCTATTGATCAATCTCACTAATACAGCTCCGGTAATCTACAAGAATCAGATTACCGTAATTCACGACCTGGCATTTATACATAACCCCGGATGGTATACAAAAAAAGCAGCACAGTTTTTTAAGTGGCTCGTTAAACGTTCGGCATTATCTTCAAAACATATTATTACCGTAAGTAATTTCTCGAAAGGAGAAATTGTGAAATATTTAAATATATCTTCGGAAAAAATTTCGGTAGTCCCGGAAGCAATTCCATCGCGCATAGTTGACCTATCCCATCTTGATTATCCAAATAAATGGGGTAATTATATCCTTGCGGTATCCACATTAGAGCCGCGGAAGAATCTAGTTAGTCTCATAAAGGCTTTTCTTAAGCTTAACTTGAATTGCTATAAATTATTAATTGTTGGTGCACAAAATAAAATTGTTTTTAAGGAGCTTGAGCTTGATAGATTAAAATTGAATGATAATATTGTTTTCTTAGGTTATGTCGATGATCCAACCTTGGTAGGATTATATAAAAATGCCAAACTATTTACATATATTTCATATTATGAAGGATTTGGTATTCCGCCGCTTGAGGCCTTAGTTTGTGGTTGTCCGGTTTTAGCGTCTAACTCTAGCAGCATTCCGGAAGTTTGTGGAGAATACGCAAAATATTGTAATCCATATGATATTAATGATATTGCTGGAAAAATGAATGACATGATCTCCCAACCATCTATTATTAGTGATAAGCAGATTAAAGATCTTCTTGATAGATACAATTGGGAAAAAACTTCGCTGTTGTTTATGAATATAGTCCGGGCGATTGAAAGTGGGAACAATAAGTCATAA
- a CDS encoding tetratricopeptide repeat protein, with protein MSKKKSHHQNIKKNKKKNEQVIKSEEKKDYSKLLPFLSFVAVSILGILIYSNTIRIPFYFDDLDSVVRNPLIKNLQNFTTLPAILDLNPRFISYLSFALNFHYGGLDVMGYHLINILIHLINTFLVMYLTHLTLCTPLLKDKYDKQAKTLFIFMVGLVFVAHPIQTQTVNYIVQRMTSLATLFYLLSLCSYIKAKFVSANVSINIIIRYGLIVLLLAFSLLAAIMGLWSKQIVVTLPLIVILYEVMFLRNRENKIYWKTVIGLSLFLLISIILVLFKIGLPIEADGTPRSVYLLTQINVLVTYIKLLILPINLNFDYDFPFTYSLLDTRTIIDLVILLAIIFIAIKFAKRNRLVSFSILWFFITISVESSIIPIRDVIVEQRLYLPMFGFSLLLISLVFLFIQKYRIPALFLFSCLILCYSILTYQRNSLWNDPIAMWTDVIRQSPDKLRPNFYRGFAYLHNNEIDLAINDFKNVIAKYPKYYLAYDNLGLAYQEKKDYRTAIKYHDEAIQINPDNPIAYNNRALAFIFLGDYDKSIDDLNKAVGLNNQYDDAFYNLGYVYFLTKKHENAIKYFLKAFELNPTYTDIYNYLGYSYNELGDYKKAKEQVDLMRSKGITPNPRLLKRLKL; from the coding sequence ATGAGTAAGAAAAAATCTCATCATCAAAATATTAAAAAAAATAAGAAAAAGAATGAACAAGTTATAAAATCTGAGGAGAAAAAAGATTATTCAAAGTTGCTCCCTTTTTTGTCATTTGTTGCTGTGTCTATATTAGGAATACTTATCTATTCAAACACGATTCGCATTCCGTTTTATTTTGATGATTTAGATTCCGTTGTTAGAAATCCATTAATAAAGAACTTGCAAAATTTCACAACCCTTCCTGCCATATTAGATCTAAATCCCAGATTTATTTCTTACTTAAGTTTCGCTCTCAATTTCCATTACGGTGGTTTAGATGTGATGGGTTATCACCTAATAAATATTCTGATTCATCTTATTAATACATTTTTAGTAATGTATTTAACGCATCTTACTCTTTGTACTCCGTTATTAAAAGATAAGTACGATAAACAAGCCAAAACACTTTTTATATTCATGGTCGGTTTAGTTTTTGTTGCCCATCCCATCCAAACTCAAACCGTAAATTACATTGTTCAACGAATGACCTCACTGGCTACCTTATTCTATCTGCTATCATTGTGTTCTTATATAAAGGCAAAGTTTGTTTCTGCGAATGTTTCTATAAATATTATAATACGCTACGGACTCATAGTATTGCTATTAGCCTTCTCATTATTGGCGGCAATAATGGGATTGTGGAGTAAACAAATTGTTGTTACACTTCCCCTTATAGTAATTTTATACGAAGTGATGTTTTTAAGAAATAGAGAAAATAAAATTTATTGGAAAACAGTTATAGGATTATCTTTATTTCTATTAATTTCCATAATCCTAGTTCTTTTTAAAATTGGCCTTCCTATTGAGGCCGACGGCACTCCAAGAAGTGTTTATCTGCTTACACAAATAAATGTGCTAGTGACTTATATAAAACTTTTAATCTTACCGATTAACTTAAATTTTGATTATGATTTCCCTTTCACTTATTCTTTGTTAGATACTAGAACAATTATAGATCTAGTGATTCTTTTGGCTATCATATTTATAGCTATAAAATTTGCCAAAAGGAATAGACTAGTTTCTTTTTCTATTCTTTGGTTTTTCATTACAATTTCAGTTGAATCGAGTATAATACCAATAAGAGATGTAATAGTTGAACAGCGTCTTTACCTTCCGATGTTCGGGTTTTCTCTGCTTTTAATTTCGTTGGTTTTTTTATTTATTCAAAAATACAGGATCCCAGCATTATTTCTTTTTTCATGTCTCATTCTTTGCTATTCAATTCTTACTTATCAAAGAAATTCTTTGTGGAATGATCCTATTGCAATGTGGACAGATGTAATACGTCAATCCCCAGACAAATTAAGACCTAATTTTTACAGAGGATTTGCGTATTTGCATAACAACGAAATTGATCTGGCCATTAACGATTTCAAAAATGTAATAGCCAAATATCCCAAATACTATCTCGCCTATGATAATTTAGGTCTTGCCTACCAGGAGAAGAAGGATTACCGAACTGCCATTAAATATCATGATGAGGCGATACAAATTAATCCTGACAATCCTATAGCATATAATAATAGGGCGCTTGCATTTATTTTCTTGGGAGATTATGATAAATCAATAGATGATCTCAATAAAGCTGTAGGTCTCAATAATCAATACGATGACGCATTTTATAATCTTGGTTATGTTTACTTTCTAACAAAGAAACATGAGAACGCAATAAAATATTTTTTAAAAGCATTCGAACTTAATCCTACGTACACCGATATTTATAACTATCTTGGATATTCATATAATGAGCTTGGAGATTACAAAAAAGCAAAGGAACAAGTAGATCTTATGCGGTCAAAAGGAATAACCCCAAATCCAAGATTACTGAAAAGATTAAAACTTTAA
- a CDS encoding ABC transporter permease, whose translation MIIVFRFLREVINKRYLIYSLVKRDFQNQYTGSYFGVIWNFIQPIAFIFILWFVLNMGFNLRSIENTNHIFWLISGMICWLYFSDVFSTSTQIIQQYSFLIKKMDLSLGILPIARIISASINHLIFIFLTVVFGLFLGISPSFYFIQIFYYALALQVLLLGLCWLASSTSIFIKDVNNIVLIIVQFGFWLTPVFWSIDNVPQNYQWIVKLNPLYYLVTGYRDSLIYKIPFWQKPLETIYFWVFSLIVLLIGTVVFRRLRPHFAEVI comes from the coding sequence ATGATAATCGTTTTTAGATTTTTGAGAGAAGTTATTAACAAACGGTATTTGATCTATTCGCTTGTAAAAAGGGATTTTCAGAATCAATATACCGGCTCATACTTTGGTGTTATTTGGAATTTTATTCAACCAATTGCTTTTATTTTCATTCTTTGGTTTGTACTAAATATGGGCTTCAATTTGCGAAGTATTGAAAATACAAATCATATTTTTTGGTTAATATCCGGAATGATCTGCTGGCTCTATTTTTCTGATGTATTTTCAACTTCTACTCAAATCATTCAGCAATATTCATTCTTAATTAAGAAAATGGATCTAAGTTTAGGAATTCTTCCGATCGCAAGAATAATAAGTGCCTCGATAAACCATCTCATATTTATTTTTTTGACCGTCGTCTTTGGATTGTTTTTGGGAATAAGCCCAAGTTTTTATTTCATTCAGATTTTTTACTACGCATTGGCTTTACAGGTACTTCTTTTAGGATTATGCTGGCTTGCATCATCAACAAGTATTTTTATCAAAGATGTAAATAATATTGTCTTAATAATTGTGCAATTTGGATTTTGGTTAACACCTGTTTTTTGGAGTATTGATAATGTTCCGCAAAATTATCAGTGGATAGTTAAACTTAATCCGCTATATTATTTAGTAACAGGCTACAGAGATTCTTTAATTTATAAGATACCATTTTGGCAGAAACCTCTTGAAACGATTTATTTCTGGGTATTCTCACTAATTGTCCTGCTCATAGGTACTGTAGTTTTTAGAAGATTACGTCCCCACTTTGCCGAGGTTATCTAA